The Calypte anna isolate BGI_N300 chromosome 1, bCalAnn1_v1.p, whole genome shotgun sequence region aggaaatgCAGTTTTGATTGCATAGTGCCAAAAGAGCCTAAATATTTGATACATACTGGGACTGTGTAACTGATTACATTTGTTTGTTCCATATGATGCAGGACTTCAAGATGACAGGAAGAGAGTTTCTTGAACTAGCTCCTCCACACCAGAACCTATATTTGGAAAGACTTAAGCGGATGGAAATCATACAGAAGACATTCAGTGAGCTTCCTAAAGCAGATCAGTAAGTGCTGATAAAGTGCATCAACCATTTCAAGTCTTCTAgaggcttttcttttctcttattcTTGTATTTCAAATCTTCTTCGCAAttacaaaaatacataattGTGCAGATGCTTATTATTGTCCAGAACAGAAAactttgttttgcatttcttaaaTATGCTTAGTTCACTGTTCCCTCTGGTTCTGCTCAGCTGGTTTCTGGCACATGCTCCCCACTTCTTAAGGTTCTGGAATGGCTAATCAGCCCTGGCTGCCTCCGAGTATTCATACAGACCTGTGCTACAGCTAATAAATGCTCTGGGAAGCTGAAACACTGGAGACCGTAAGGTGGATACTCTTGTGATTCATCTTGTGTCCAGCAGGGCTGGCCTGGGGCCAGGACTAAGTGAGCATCAACCTGCTAGTTTCATTCTGCACTGCTCCCTGGTCtggaaggagaagctgaggtgTCCAGGTGGTAGTTGATGAGGCAGCTGGAGTTCTGCCGGCTCACCAGCAGGGTTCTGTGCAGAACCAAAACAACTAAATgcctttttgtgtttgtgataCTGCATTTCACTGGAAAACTTTACTGGATTTGAGCTGGTTCTGTAAGAAGCCATTTGCACAGATGTATCATCTTGGATGAATTCTGTATAAAAGTAATCAGaagcttattttatttatttttatttaacaggACTTGTTAGCTAAACAAACTGCCTTTAACACAGGGCCTCCCTACACAGGTGACAAAGAAAAATGCCAAGGCTTTGTCCCTCCCATTACAGTCAGTGGTGCAGCTTTGTCTGTGGATCTGCTGCCCTCACATTCATTAGAacatttctccttccccagacGAGCTGGGGAGCCAGAGGGAGGCAGGTAACTCAGTGGTGATGTGGTAACATCTTGATAGAAACTCTGGTACTTAGGGACTGCCAAGACTTGGAAAGAAGTAGCTGCCAGGGGCATGTGCCTTTATTTGAAAGTGCCCTGGCAGGACATAAACTCTCTATATCCAGAGGGGAGGTCACTCACTAATGgctggaagggaagagggagcaggCTACAGTCTGACTACAGAAAGTTCCTGTTCACCACAGGATTGTTTTAAACACCAGGCAGCTGGTAtttaaaacagcagcaacaaacaaaacaaccagcaaacaaaaaatcccaaacccttccatcattctttccttttgtgCAGTATAGCAGTTCTGTATATCAGTAAGTGTGAACAGGTTCTGCTGGTCCTGCATACATTAATTTGCTCTACTTTGCTTTCTTAAATATGCTTCTAAATTTTTAATCTTGGTCCTTCACATTTATGTACATGCACACTTGAATTTCACTGCCAGTGACTGTAAATGTACCAACTGAACGAGACAGCTGGTTTGCAGAAACTGTACTCTGGGGACATTCTGTGAGTGACATCCAGTACTGGGAGAATGGTGAtttgaaaagaaagtttcttttaaaaacaggaagCAAAACCTCCAAGAAAAAGGAACATAACTTCTAAATAAGGGCTAAGTTCTTTTGTTATGTAGTGTCAGAATTGAATTGTTAGTAGcttattttcatgtttaaaaatctGGTATTTACCAAGAATTAAGTATTTTCCTACACAAAATGAGAAAGAGTTGGTGTCTTTGATGTcagatgtttttaatattttaggtTTTGCAAGACTAGCACCTACACCTCTGAAGTCTTTTTTTGTATGATTAGTCAGTGCTTAATGTTGCTGTAGGCATTCAAATGTAGAAGAATTTTAAGTAggtggattttttaaaatcatctaCTTTAATTGCTAAATGGCTTAGAGATTGTAACATTTGATAATTTTGCAAATAAATGACATTTGGCCTAGCATAAATTTTGTGACTGGTtaagcaattaattttctttatagctTCAGCATTAAATCTAACTTACGgcacattttaaaagtacacTTTTACCATAATAATATTGGCACAGCCTTCCAGTTAATGGCTTTGCCTGGCAATAGTTGTCATTCTGGGAATTTTTGGATTTGTGGAAACCTAAAGCAAAGAGTTGTTTCTACTTCCCAACTGACTGTGCCAGGTATAATGCTAAAGATAATGCACAACTTCCTTCTGCAAGTCAAGTGAAATAACACACAGCCTGCTCATGAGGCTTCTAAAACTGGCACGCTTTCCCATTCCCTCTTCTGCATTACCTGCTGTGATGCACTCAGTTGGGAACTGTTTGTCAAGATATTAAATGCTGACTGTCTCTCACCAGTCTTTGTTATATTCAGTCTTCACCATATTACAGGAGTAGCTGCTCTAAACTGTATGTTACATGGGAGATAACAGAATTGAGTCCCTCTATTATCAAGGGAAAAATAGGAGACCCAGTTTTGTAAACCAGGATGTAACCTTTAAGTAGCATAACCTCTTAGCAAGGTAGGACCTTAAACCACACAAAGGAGGGCTTACAGCCCTTCAGGATCACTCCATGTGATCTGCCAGCAACTGCTGAGATGGTTGCTGCAAGGTGTCAGTTGCCATAGTTGTCCTGCCTGATCTGTTCTGTAAGCTTTTATATTGAAACTAAATCTATGCTTTGGGGTAAGCAGGCTAGAAACAAGGCTGATTATAGGAACTCACTGggattacagattttttttaatttcttttgagcAAAGTCTCTTTAGAAACATGCTGATGAGGAGAGCAAACTTAGTGAAGTTTCTAAGagctgtaataataaaaaaaatatatagaaaaggcttctcagcttttctgtctcttcattgttgtgtgtgtgtaaacCCAGGTACAGAGCAAAGGATGCTGGTTGCTTTCCTAAGTGGTTTCTCTCCGTTTTGCACCAGTGAGAGATTTACATCTCTAACCTCTTACTGTAGGGTGTTCAGAAGTGACTTGTGCTGAGAGAACCAAACTTACTTCTTAACTATTGCTGAAGTGACTTTCCTTCTTTCACAGGAACCTCTGTAATCATGGATCATACTTCCTTGCAGCAAATGCAAGCATATGTGGCTTAgcagcaaataatttcttccgAAACATCCTCCATGTCAGAAAggctgctgtggtgtctgctgTGCCCATGGCTGttattccatttatttcaaCAGCAGCAATTTATGAAGTTTTTGTGCGTGAGCCTTTATTTGCAGGTAAAAACCCTCATTATTCCTCGTGTTTCAAAGGGCTTTGACTTCTGTACACAATGTATAGAAGCTTTTGCTCTCTGCAGAACAGTGGTCTTGAACTGTTGTCTTGAAGAAAATCACTGTATAAAGCATGgtttgaaaaacattatttaatgTGTTGGGCATCAGCAAGATCTTTAAGTTCAATGAGAAATGAGGTACATATGTGTATTtataaatgtttattaaaaattgtAACACATCGCTGATTTGTAGCATTACTCATGTAAAAATGACTGCAACAAAGCAGTTTCTGACATCTATATGATTTCATTTGAAGGTCAGCTTTAAAGTGATAAATTCTTCATGGGTTAGAATGAGagtgtgttttgggtttgttggtgggtttttttgcagaagagTTGTTTTCAAATTTCTTGTATACCCATACAGCTTGTCCATTTCTGTCAAGCACCTGATTACACGTTGTTGCATGCTGCTTATGGAGCTACACGGGTGTTGACACTGAAACATTCTCTTTGTCATGCAGGTGGCCTAAACTGTGAGGTGTGTGCTGTGGTCAGAGGAGGACTGATTGGGGCTGCTGTGGGTGGGCTCTACCCTATTCTCCTGGCTCTCCCCATGAACGCAAGCCTCGCAGCCAGGTACAGCTCACTCACCTGCAGTCAGTGAAATGTGTTGGTCAAATGGCCAGTTCTTGGTTTAAATTCTGTGGGTTTTTAGTCTGTGCTCTACCTGTCTTCACATAGGCTCTTAGTACATG contains the following coding sequences:
- the TMEM126A gene encoding transmembrane protein 126A isoform X2, with protein sequence MTGREFLELAPPHQNLYLERLKRMEIIQKTFSELPKADQNLCNHGSYFLAANASICGLAANNFFRNILHVRKAAVVSAVPMAVIPFISTAAIYEVFVREPLFAGGLNCEVCAVVRGGLIGAAVGGLYPILLALPMNASLAARFSSSPLPGKENLLRFWLTTAQPVFRKMSWGVLVQLLTGLYLATKHHGIYVKVLQQMNAGRRDPEELEA
- the TMEM126A gene encoding transmembrane protein 126A isoform X1, which codes for MQDFKMTGREFLELAPPHQNLYLERLKRMEIIQKTFSELPKADQNLCNHGSYFLAANASICGLAANNFFRNILHVRKAAVVSAVPMAVIPFISTAAIYEVFVREPLFAGGLNCEVCAVVRGGLIGAAVGGLYPILLALPMNASLAARFSSSPLPGKENLLRFWLTTAQPVFRKMSWGVLVQLLTGLYLATKHHGIYVKVLQQMNAGRRDPEELEA